One genomic region from Jilunia laotingensis encodes:
- a CDS encoding efflux RND transporter permease subunit, translating to MKLVKYFLQKKPVTILLLVLILAGGLFSYIKMGKLEDAPFTIKQALVLTPYPGASPSEVQTQVTDVLEEAIQSLGELYYLKTENRAGLSKITVYVKKEIRAEDMQQLWDKLRRKVNDVQGKLPAGAGTSIVNDDFGDVLGVFYGLTGSGYTNRQLEEQAKLIKNELLKVKDVAKIEIYGVQTPTIDITVNPSMMSQSNITTADISRAFNAQNKVTDAGGIETSANRIRIESTGNFYSLDDIRNLTIVSRTGEHFRLADIADIRESYQTPASNLMKIDGEPGIGIAISTVPTGNVVDMAALVKEKIDSFRETMPEGFELVSIYDQGYESDVANQGFILNLIISVVTVVAILLFFIGFKNGILVGSGLIFSIFATLIVMYAQGIALQRMSLAAIIIAMGMLVDNAIVVSDSALVNMQRGMRKRVAILKACGATALPLLAATFIAILTFLPIYYSPHITGELLSSLVVVIGVSLMFSWVFALTQTPFFIQEFVRRPRPEELKGELFSGKVYDRFRQSLRFVIRHKSVTISCLVVLLVASAVSFRYIPKVFVPALDKQYFTVDMWLPEGTRIEETERIATEISDYIEKKEETETVSTFVGRTPPRYYLSNVAFGPQSNYAQILVKCETSKLSRKLHAELQEEIPAQFPEPFIKVNKFELSPLTEAVIEARFLGPDAAVLDSLTGLALEVMRNNPKVDHARNEWGNMALMIRPVYDPVKAGALGITKSAMMESVKSINDGLPVGIYRDREKQVPVLLKSSGANVQDAESLGDFAVWNGDRSAPLSQVTKEIETTWEYPQIRTYNRQLSMAAMCGVRPGHTMAEVHGEIRKEIEAIQLPEGYTFFWDSQYKDQGEALQAIAKFFPLAFLLLVVILVALFGNFRQPVIILCVLPLSLIGVAIGMLLTGFDFGFFPIAGWLGLLGMIIKNVIVLIDEINALKRSGMPVYESIIEATVSRTRPVLMAATTTIFGMIPLLWDIAFQGMAATIIFGLTFATLLTLFVTPALYALFYKVKPNSAPLPRR from the coding sequence ATGAAACTAGTCAAATATTTCTTGCAGAAAAAGCCGGTTACGATTCTACTATTAGTACTGATACTGGCGGGGGGACTGTTTTCCTACATCAAAATGGGAAAATTGGAAGATGCCCCTTTTACAATCAAACAGGCTTTGGTGTTGACTCCCTATCCCGGAGCATCACCTTCGGAAGTGCAGACACAGGTGACGGACGTACTCGAAGAGGCCATTCAGTCACTCGGTGAATTATATTATTTGAAAACCGAAAACCGTGCAGGACTCTCTAAGATCACCGTTTACGTGAAGAAAGAGATCCGAGCCGAAGATATGCAACAACTTTGGGACAAACTGCGCCGAAAGGTAAACGATGTCCAAGGAAAACTTCCCGCAGGCGCGGGAACTTCCATCGTCAACGATGATTTCGGTGACGTACTCGGGGTGTTCTACGGACTGACAGGTAGCGGATATACTAACCGGCAATTGGAAGAGCAGGCCAAATTGATAAAGAATGAATTGCTCAAAGTGAAGGACGTGGCGAAGATCGAAATATATGGTGTACAGACACCGACAATCGATATCACGGTCAATCCTTCGATGATGTCGCAAAGCAATATCACGACAGCCGACATCTCCCGCGCTTTTAATGCACAGAACAAAGTGACGGATGCAGGCGGCATTGAAACCAGCGCGAATCGTATCCGTATCGAGTCCACCGGAAATTTTTACTCTTTGGATGATATCCGTAATCTCACCATCGTTTCCCGAACCGGGGAGCATTTTCGCTTGGCGGATATCGCGGACATCCGGGAGAGTTACCAAACTCCGGCAAGCAACCTGATGAAAATAGACGGAGAACCTGGCATCGGAATCGCTATTTCCACCGTTCCTACGGGGAATGTGGTGGATATGGCCGCACTGGTAAAAGAAAAGATCGATTCATTCAGGGAGACGATGCCTGAAGGATTTGAACTGGTATCTATTTACGACCAAGGATATGAATCGGACGTGGCAAACCAGGGATTCATACTGAATCTGATAATCTCCGTAGTTACGGTGGTCGCTATCCTGCTGTTCTTCATCGGCTTTAAAAACGGAATACTGGTAGGCAGCGGATTGATATTCTCCATCTTTGCCACTTTGATCGTAATGTATGCTCAAGGCATAGCACTTCAACGAATGTCGCTGGCGGCCATTATTATTGCTATGGGTATGCTGGTAGACAATGCCATCGTAGTTTCCGATTCTGCTTTGGTGAACATGCAGCGAGGAATGCGCAAACGGGTGGCGATACTTAAGGCTTGTGGGGCTACCGCCTTACCGCTTCTGGCGGCAACGTTTATAGCGATCTTGACATTCCTGCCTATCTATTATTCACCGCATATCACAGGGGAACTGTTATCGTCACTGGTGGTGGTCATCGGTGTTTCGCTCATGTTCAGTTGGGTGTTCGCATTGACCCAAACTCCTTTTTTCATACAAGAATTCGTACGTCGTCCTCGTCCGGAGGAATTAAAAGGCGAATTGTTCTCAGGTAAAGTATACGACCGTTTCCGGCAATCGTTGCGATTCGTCATCCGGCACAAGTCTGTCACGATAAGCTGCCTCGTCGTATTACTCGTTGCCTCGGCTGTAAGTTTCCGGTACATTCCGAAAGTGTTCGTACCCGCACTCGATAAGCAATATTTCACTGTCGATATGTGGTTACCCGAAGGTACACGCATTGAGGAGACTGAACGCATAGCTACAGAAATATCCGATTATATAGAAAAGAAGGAAGAAACGGAAACAGTATCAACCTTCGTAGGACGGACTCCACCACGTTATTACCTGTCGAATGTTGCTTTCGGCCCCCAATCGAACTACGCACAAATCCTGGTGAAATGCGAGACTTCTAAATTATCCCGAAAACTCCATGCCGAACTACAGGAAGAGATACCGGCACAATTTCCCGAACCGTTTATCAAAGTAAACAAATTCGAGTTAAGTCCGCTAACGGAGGCTGTCATCGAAGCCCGTTTTCTAGGACCTGATGCTGCAGTACTCGATTCACTGACCGGGCTGGCACTGGAAGTGATGCGAAACAATCCGAAAGTAGACCATGCACGAAACGAATGGGGCAATATGGCATTGATGATACGTCCGGTATACGATCCGGTGAAAGCAGGCGCTCTGGGCATCACGAAGTCAGCGATGATGGAGTCGGTAAAATCCATCAATGACGGACTTCCCGTGGGCATCTACCGTGACCGGGAAAAACAAGTCCCCGTACTGCTGAAATCTTCAGGGGCAAACGTACAGGATGCCGAATCGCTAGGTGATTTTGCCGTTTGGAACGGAGACCGTTCCGCACCCTTGTCACAAGTCACAAAAGAGATCGAAACAACTTGGGAATATCCGCAGATACGAACCTACAACCGACAATTGTCAATGGCAGCCATGTGTGGTGTCCGCCCGGGACATACGATGGCAGAGGTACATGGAGAAATCCGCAAAGAAATAGAGGCCATCCAATTGCCCGAAGGATATACCTTCTTTTGGGATTCCCAATATAAGGATCAAGGGGAAGCCTTACAGGCGATTGCCAAGTTCTTTCCGCTCGCATTCTTATTGTTAGTGGTAATATTGGTGGCTTTATTCGGTAATTTCCGCCAACCGGTGATCATACTTTGTGTGTTACCCTTGTCGCTTATCGGTGTGGCAATAGGAATGTTGCTGACAGGATTCGATTTCGGATTCTTCCCGATAGCCGGATGGTTGGGATTATTGGGAATGATCATCAAGAATGTGATTGTGCTGATTGACGAGATCAATGCCCTGAAACGTAGCGGAATGCCCGTTTACGAATCCATCATCGAAGCTACCGTGAGCCGTACGCGCCCGGTACTGATGGCGGCAACGACCACCATCTTCGGAATGATCCCGTTGCTATGGGACATCGCTTTCCAAGGAATGGCGGCAACAATCATCTTCGGATTGACCTTTGCCACGCTGCTTACGCTGTTCGTAACGCCAGCACTCTACGCTCTGTTTTATAAAGTAAAACCAAACTCAGCCCCTCTCCCGCGGAGATAG
- a CDS encoding efflux RND transporter periplasmic adaptor subunit, whose translation MKTFATPALMAIIMISLFSSCKNTGNKETTPVPIVYTSQVTSQTEEGLKEFSFIAKPFRSSELSFRVGGPIYHFDVYAGNYYRQGEVIAEIDPRDFRIRKERTEAVYQQAKAEYERVKALYEKNNLAASVYEKAQADYVSAKTAFETAVNELADTRLIAPFNGYVGEVFIEKFQDVKATQPVISFIDIDRLKIEAYVPQEIAFQSFQPKEVELSFDARTDTTYKAQVEEISRNTTRNNLSYLLTALLPNKDGQLLAGMSGKILLQTDPSQQRNQVVIPQTALCHRPSIGNYVWVVDQETKKVNRRIITLNELLPNGKASVSEGLKAGETVAVSGLRFLSEGTSVETKTNRINEPAIAKR comes from the coding sequence ATGAAAACATTCGCAACGCCTGCATTAATGGCTATTATTATGATTTCTTTATTCTCTTCCTGCAAAAACACAGGAAATAAGGAAACCACTCCGGTTCCCATCGTCTACACATCCCAAGTCACATCTCAAACGGAAGAAGGGCTAAAAGAGTTTTCGTTCATTGCAAAACCGTTCCGCTCGTCCGAACTTTCCTTCCGCGTGGGAGGTCCCATATACCATTTCGATGTATATGCGGGCAATTACTACCGCCAAGGTGAAGTGATCGCAGAAATAGATCCGCGTGATTTCCGTATCCGCAAAGAACGCACGGAAGCTGTTTACCAACAGGCGAAGGCCGAGTATGAGCGAGTAAAGGCTCTTTATGAGAAAAATAATTTGGCCGCAAGCGTTTACGAAAAAGCGCAAGCAGACTACGTGTCCGCCAAAACAGCTTTTGAAACAGCAGTAAACGAACTGGCAGACACACGACTCATTGCTCCTTTCAACGGTTACGTGGGGGAAGTCTTCATCGAAAAATTCCAAGACGTGAAAGCTACCCAACCCGTCATCTCATTCATTGATATCGACCGGTTAAAGATAGAAGCCTACGTGCCGCAGGAAATTGCCTTCCAATCATTTCAGCCCAAAGAGGTAGAGCTATCTTTTGATGCCCGGACTGACACTACTTACAAGGCACAAGTGGAGGAAATCTCCCGCAATACGACACGGAACAACCTTTCTTATCTGCTGACAGCGTTGCTTCCGAATAAGGACGGACAACTATTGGCAGGCATGTCCGGTAAAATTCTCCTTCAGACAGATCCAAGCCAACAAAGGAACCAAGTTGTCATTCCGCAAACAGCGCTCTGCCACCGCCCTTCCATAGGCAACTACGTTTGGGTGGTAGATCAGGAAACAAAGAAAGTAAACCGAAGAATCATCACCTTGAATGAATTGCTTCCCAACGGAAAAGCCTCCGTCTCCGAAGGTCTGAAAGCAGGAGAGACAGTAGCTGTCAGCGGATTACGTTTCCTTTCGGAAGGGACAAGCGTGGAGACAAAAACGAATAGAATAAATGAACCTGCGATAGCTAAAAGATGA
- a CDS encoding Rpn family recombination-promoting nuclease/putative transposase: protein MKYLDPKADLTFKRVFGEHPDLVMSLLNALLPLAPEEEITDIEYLAAEMVPENPLRKNSIVDVRCKDKKGRQFIVEMQMIWSPEFKQRVLFNASKAYVRQINAGEQYELLQPVYSLNLVNEIFEPELEGYYHHYQMIHVENSDKVIDGLQLIFVELPKFSPHSYSEKKMQVLWLRYLTEINERTREIPKELLDNPEVKKAVSALEESAFTEAQLLGYEKFWDIISVEKTLYNSAERKGMEKGMEKGKAEEQLLIASNMKKQGISAAIISQCTGLPIKDIDLI, encoded by the coding sequence ATGAAATACTTAGATCCTAAGGCAGACCTGACCTTCAAACGTGTATTCGGTGAACATCCCGACTTGGTAATGAGTTTATTGAACGCCTTGCTTCCGCTTGCTCCTGAAGAGGAAATAACAGATATTGAATACCTTGCCGCTGAAATGGTTCCGGAGAATCCCTTACGTAAGAACAGCATTGTCGATGTCCGCTGCAAAGACAAAAAAGGGCGGCAGTTTATCGTAGAGATGCAAATGATCTGGTCGCCCGAGTTCAAGCAGCGTGTCTTATTCAATGCTTCCAAAGCGTATGTGCGTCAGATAAACGCTGGGGAGCAGTATGAATTATTACAGCCGGTATATTCCCTAAATCTGGTCAATGAGATTTTTGAGCCTGAATTGGAAGGATATTATCACCACTATCAGATGATCCATGTGGAGAATTCGGACAAAGTGATAGACGGCCTACAACTGATATTCGTAGAGTTACCTAAATTCAGCCCGCACAGCTATTCCGAGAAAAAGATGCAGGTTCTTTGGTTAAGGTATCTGACGGAAATCAATGAACGTACCCGCGAAATACCCAAAGAGTTGCTGGACAATCCGGAAGTAAAGAAAGCAGTAAGCGCTTTGGAAGAGTCAGCTTTTACCGAAGCACAATTGCTGGGATATGAAAAATTCTGGGACATTATCAGTGTAGAGAAAACGCTATACAATAGTGCGGAAAGAAAAGGGATGGAAAAGGGGATGGAAAAGGGAAAAGCTGAAGAGCAACTCCTTATTGCCTCCAACATGAAAAAGCAAGGCATTTCAGCCGCAATCATCTCCCAATGTACCGGATTGCCTATAAAAGATATAGATTTAATTTAG
- a CDS encoding exo-beta-N-acetylmuramidase NamZ family protein — protein sequence MYRKITFILVCLFVTIVSAWAEGAVTTGAERTEEYLPLLKGKRVGLVINHTSIVGDEQTCLLDTLLQLNINVVKVFAPEHGFRGNADAGETVKDSKDTRTGTPIISLYGNNKKPTVGQMQDIDILVFDIQDVGARFYTYISTMYYVMEACADNGKELVILDRPNPCDHIDGPILRPAFRSFVGMLPIPVLHGCTIGELARMVNGEGWINKNPEACRLTVIPMTGWQHGQPYSLPVKPSPNLPNDQSIRLYASLCPFEATRISVGRGTTFPFQVLGAPDKKYGSFTFTPQSLPGFDKNPMYKDQACYGEDLRRVNNVDGFTLRYFLRFYWKSGEGASFFDRTRWFDLLMGTDTVRKAILAGKSETEIRAAWKGELQKYKEMRNKYLLY from the coding sequence ATGTATCGCAAAATAACTTTCATTCTTGTCTGCTTGTTCGTCACCATCGTTTCTGCATGGGCAGAAGGTGCAGTTACTACCGGAGCCGAACGCACGGAAGAGTATCTCCCCTTGCTAAAAGGAAAAAGAGTGGGACTGGTCATCAACCATACCTCCATCGTTGGTGATGAACAAACCTGCCTGCTGGACACCCTGTTACAACTAAACATCAATGTAGTCAAAGTGTTCGCTCCCGAGCATGGCTTCCGGGGAAACGCTGATGCGGGCGAAACGGTGAAGGATAGTAAAGACACCCGTACGGGAACACCGATCATCTCACTCTATGGGAATAATAAGAAACCTACCGTAGGACAAATGCAGGACATCGACATCCTGGTATTCGACATACAAGATGTAGGAGCGAGATTCTACACCTATATCAGTACGATGTATTACGTTATGGAAGCCTGTGCAGACAATGGAAAAGAACTGGTCATTCTGGATCGCCCCAATCCCTGCGACCATATAGACGGGCCGATATTACGCCCGGCTTTCCGCAGTTTTGTGGGAATGTTGCCTATCCCCGTGCTGCATGGGTGTACGATAGGCGAGCTGGCACGTATGGTCAACGGAGAAGGATGGATCAACAAAAACCCGGAAGCTTGCCGTCTGACGGTAATTCCCATGACCGGTTGGCAACACGGGCAACCTTATTCCCTCCCGGTAAAACCTTCACCAAACCTGCCGAACGACCAATCGATCCGGCTATATGCCTCTCTCTGCCCTTTTGAAGCAACCCGTATCAGCGTAGGCAGAGGAACAACGTTTCCTTTTCAAGTATTAGGCGCACCGGACAAGAAATACGGGTCGTTCACTTTCACTCCACAATCGCTTCCCGGATTCGATAAGAATCCGATGTACAAGGATCAAGCTTGCTATGGGGAAGATCTTCGGAGAGTCAACAATGTGGATGGATTCACATTGCGATATTTCCTCCGCTTCTACTGGAAATCGGGGGAAGGAGCTAGTTTTTTCGACCGTACACGCTGGTTCGATCTACTAATGGGGACGGATACGGTGCGAAAAGCCATCCTTGCCGGAAAAAGCGAAACGGAAATCCGTGCCGCATGGAAAGGAGAATTGCAGAAGTACAAGGAAATGAGAAACAAGTATCTGCTGTACTAG
- a CDS encoding HD domain-containing protein, producing the protein MRPLDLIDKYYPQENELKKILLAHSRSVADKALEIARKHPELNLDEVFLHEGGMLHDIGIFLTDAAPIFCFGTAPYIAHGYLGAELVREAGFPRHALVCERHTGAGLSLDEILRQQLPVPHRDMLPVSLEEQVICFADKFFSKTHLEKEKTVDGARKSIAKYGEEGLTRFNHWCDLFL; encoded by the coding sequence ATGAGACCACTCGATTTAATTGATAAATATTACCCACAGGAGAACGAATTGAAAAAGATTCTGCTAGCCCATAGCCGGTCGGTGGCTGATAAAGCTTTAGAGATAGCCCGTAAGCATCCGGAGTTAAATCTGGATGAGGTTTTCCTCCATGAAGGCGGTATGCTGCATGATATCGGTATATTCCTGACCGACGCTGCTCCCATCTTTTGCTTTGGAACAGCACCTTATATTGCACACGGTTATTTGGGTGCCGAACTGGTTCGGGAGGCCGGTTTCCCCCGTCATGCGCTTGTATGCGAAAGGCACACCGGAGCCGGTTTGTCACTGGACGAGATACTCCGGCAGCAGTTGCCGGTTCCCCATCGTGACATGTTGCCGGTCAGTCTGGAAGAACAGGTAATATGTTTTGCCGATAAGTTTTTTTCCAAGACGCACCTTGAAAAGGAGAAGACGGTAGACGGTGCCCGCAAGAGTATTGCCAAATATGGTGAAGAAGGTCTAACGCGTTTTAATCATTGGTGTGACCTGTTTTTATAG
- a CDS encoding putative LPS assembly protein LptD — translation MTPLKANTLISIILLFILLMFSDDAMSQRRRDREAGREDMNPPKPMVSDSLKSDSVRTDSLVISRPKKKQPLDSPVVYEANDSIVFEEGGFAHLYGDGKVNYQKIELGAEIITMNMDSSTVYARGVKDTLGVEKGKPVFKDGDTSYDTEAIRYNFKSKKGIINNVVSQQGEGYVTGNNAKKGADDELFMQNGRYTTCDHHDHPHFYLQLTKAKVRPKKNVVTGPAYLVVEDVPLPLAVPFFFFPFSSSYSSGFIMPSYMDDSARGFGLSDGGYYFAISDMMDLRLTGDIFTKGSWRLGVETNYNKRYKFSGSLMADYQVTKQGDKNMPDYTVAKDFKIVWNHRQDPKANPNSTFSASVNLSTSSYERSNLNNLYNSQLLTQNMKSSSISYSRTFPGIGLTLSGTTNISQNMKDSSIAVTLPDLNISLTRRFPFKRKKATGAERWYEKISIQYTGHLTNTIQTKDNLLFKSNLVKDWQNAMQHLIPISATFSLFKYFNLTPTFNYTERWYTKKIEREYDDDKGRWNPTDTIYGFHRVANYSMSLGLSTKLYGMYKPLFMKKKEIQIRHVVTPQISISGAPGFSKYWEQHEDRNGNMQYYSPYTEQKFGSAPRLKQGIVSFDLSNNIEMKYKNRKDSLKKISLIDELGASLSYDMAAKERQWSDLGLRLRLKLTKSYTFNMNARFATYAYTFDKNGNVTTGNRTEWSYGRFGRFSGWGSSFNYTFNNDTWKKLFGSKDDEDQKGNEDGQSGDGEEDDSVIGKDSGSNEKTVKKAEADADGYQVFKMPWSLSINYSFNISEDRSKPINVNSMRYPFSYTHNLNASGNVKLSNNWQVTFNTGYDFQAKEITQTSMTITRDLHCFSMSASLSPFGRWKYYNFRISANASILQDLKWEQRSQTQNNIQWY, via the coding sequence ATGACGCCATTGAAAGCAAATACATTAATATCAATCATACTACTGTTCATCTTACTGATGTTTTCCGACGATGCCATGTCACAGCGCCGCCGGGACAGGGAAGCCGGCAGGGAAGATATGAATCCTCCTAAGCCTATGGTTTCAGACTCTTTGAAATCCGATTCAGTAAGAACCGACTCGCTGGTAATAAGCCGCCCGAAGAAAAAACAGCCACTTGATTCTCCTGTTGTCTACGAAGCTAATGACTCCATCGTTTTTGAGGAGGGTGGTTTTGCCCATCTGTATGGAGATGGAAAGGTGAATTACCAGAAAATAGAACTCGGTGCTGAAATAATTACCATGAATATGGATAGCAGCACGGTTTATGCACGTGGCGTGAAAGATACGTTAGGAGTGGAAAAAGGGAAACCTGTATTCAAGGACGGGGATACTTCTTACGATACGGAAGCCATCCGGTATAATTTCAAGAGTAAGAAGGGAATCATTAACAATGTGGTCAGCCAGCAGGGTGAAGGATATGTGACGGGTAACAATGCCAAAAAAGGAGCGGATGACGAGCTTTTCATGCAGAACGGGCGTTATACGACCTGTGACCATCATGACCATCCCCACTTTTATCTTCAATTGACGAAAGCCAAGGTACGCCCTAAAAAGAATGTGGTTACGGGACCCGCCTATCTGGTGGTGGAAGACGTACCGTTGCCATTGGCAGTGCCGTTTTTCTTCTTTCCTTTTTCAAGCAGTTATTCTTCCGGTTTTATCATGCCGTCTTATATGGACGACTCGGCACGTGGATTCGGCTTGTCGGATGGTGGATACTATTTTGCCATCAGTGATATGATGGATTTGAGACTGACCGGAGACATCTTTACCAAAGGATCATGGCGGTTGGGAGTGGAGACGAATTATAATAAACGATATAAATTCTCCGGTTCGTTGATGGCAGATTATCAGGTGACCAAACAAGGAGATAAGAACATGCCGGACTATACTGTTGCCAAAGACTTCAAAATTGTTTGGAATCATCGTCAAGATCCCAAGGCGAATCCTAACTCTACGTTTTCTGCCAGCGTAAACCTGTCAACCAGTAGTTACGAACGTTCTAATCTTAATAACCTTTACAATTCTCAGCTATTGACGCAAAATATGAAATCGTCAAGTATCAGTTATTCCCGCACATTTCCGGGAATAGGGCTGACACTCTCGGGTACTACCAATATTTCGCAGAACATGAAGGACTCTTCAATAGCTGTCACTCTGCCCGACCTTAATATTTCACTGACACGTCGATTTCCTTTCAAGCGTAAGAAAGCTACCGGGGCAGAAAGATGGTATGAAAAGATTTCTATCCAATATACCGGCCATTTGACAAACACGATACAGACAAAAGACAATCTGCTGTTTAAATCTAATCTCGTCAAAGACTGGCAAAATGCAATGCAGCATTTAATTCCTATTAGTGCGACTTTCAGCCTTTTCAAATACTTCAATCTGACTCCGACCTTCAACTACACTGAACGGTGGTATACAAAGAAGATCGAAAGAGAATATGATGATGATAAAGGGCGGTGGAATCCCACGGATACGATTTATGGATTTCATCGTGTAGCCAATTATAGCATGTCTCTTGGGTTGAGTACAAAACTCTATGGTATGTACAAACCTCTTTTTATGAAGAAAAAGGAAATTCAGATTCGTCATGTCGTTACTCCGCAGATTAGCATCAGTGGGGCACCGGGCTTTTCGAAGTATTGGGAACAGCATGAGGATCGGAATGGAAACATGCAGTATTATTCTCCTTATACGGAGCAGAAGTTCGGTTCGGCTCCCCGCCTTAAGCAGGGGATAGTAAGCTTCGACCTGTCGAATAACATTGAGATGAAGTATAAGAACAGGAAGGATTCTCTGAAGAAAATTAGTTTGATAGATGAACTGGGTGCTTCTCTTTCATATGATATGGCAGCCAAGGAAAGGCAGTGGAGCGATTTAGGTTTGCGCCTGCGATTGAAACTGACCAAGAGTTATACCTTTAATATGAATGCCCGGTTTGCCACATATGCTTATACGTTCGACAAGAATGGTAATGTTACGACAGGCAATCGTACTGAATGGTCTTATGGTCGATTCGGACGTTTCTCCGGATGGGGTTCTTCATTTAACTATACTTTCAATAACGACACTTGGAAAAAACTGTTCGGGTCGAAAGATGATGAAGACCAGAAGGGAAATGAGGATGGCCAATCCGGTGATGGGGAGGAGGATGATTCGGTGATTGGAAAGGATTCCGGAAGCAATGAAAAAACAGTAAAGAAGGCTGAAGCTGATGCTGACGGTTATCAGGTGTTTAAGATGCCATGGTCATTGAGTATAAACTATTCGTTTAATATCAGTGAGGATCGTTCTAAACCGATAAATGTGAATTCGATGCGTTATCCATTCTCTTATACGCATAACTTAAATGCTTCCGGTAATGTGAAGTTATCAAATAACTGGCAGGTTACTTTTAACACGGGATATGATTTCCAAGCGAAGGAAATCACTCAGACTTCAATGACTATTACCCGTGATTTGCACTGCTTCAGTATGTCCGCAAGTTTGTCGCCTTTCGGACGTTGGAAATACTACAATTTCAGGATCAGTGCCAATGCAAGCATCCTTCAGGATTTGAAGTGGGAACAGAGAAGCCAGACGCAGAATAATATACAGTGGTATTGA
- a CDS encoding uracil-DNA glycosylase codes for MNVQIEESWKAHLQQEFEKDYFRTLTEFVRNEYSQYAIYPPGKLIFNAFNLCPFDKVKVVIIGQDPYHGPGQAHGLCFSVNDGVPFPPSLVNIFKEIKDDTGMDAPTTGNLTRWAEQGVLLLNATLTVRAHQAGSHQRRGWEEFTDAAIRALAEERENLVFILWGGYAQRKGAFIDRNKHLVLSSAHPSPLSAYNGFFGNKHFSRTNEYLKAHGQTEINW; via the coding sequence ATGAACGTACAAATTGAAGAGAGCTGGAAAGCTCATTTGCAACAAGAATTTGAAAAAGACTATTTCCGTACATTAACCGAGTTCGTTCGAAACGAATATAGTCAGTATGCTATTTATCCTCCGGGAAAGCTGATATTCAATGCTTTCAATCTTTGCCCTTTCGACAAAGTAAAAGTTGTGATTATCGGACAAGACCCTTACCACGGCCCGGGGCAAGCACACGGCCTGTGCTTTTCCGTCAACGATGGAGTACCTTTCCCGCCATCCCTTGTCAATATATTCAAGGAGATCAAGGATGATACGGGCATGGATGCCCCCACAACGGGAAACCTTACTCGTTGGGCAGAGCAAGGTGTATTGTTGCTCAATGCAACGCTGACCGTACGCGCACATCAGGCGGGTTCGCATCAACGTCGCGGATGGGAAGAATTTACCGACGCAGCCATCCGGGCTTTAGCCGAAGAACGGGAAAATCTGGTATTCATACTCTGGGGTGGTTACGCACAACGAAAAGGGGCTTTTATCGATCGTAACAAGCATTTAGTGTTAAGTTCCGCACATCCTTCTCCCCTTTCTGCCTACAACGGCTTCTTCGGAAACAAGCATTTCAGCAGGACGAATGAATATCTAAAGGCTCATGGGCAAACGGAAATTAATTGGTAA